From a single Pasteurella atlantica genomic region:
- a CDS encoding DeoR/GlpR family DNA-binding transcription regulator, with protein MKKSPVQRRAEILSRLRQGIISSPIQLAELFDVSVMTIHRDLKQLDADGYLSKQHGGAIVNQKSFLSTSIEKRTTVNAQAKKRIGEFAATQLINPEVDSIVIDSGSTTLALVNALPDTPMTVMVNGISSLAILSQHKQTNVYSLGGRLNSSIMAFEGTVACDMLNKCHFTKAFIGTDGIDLEAGFSTTDTANAQLTRLMAQQSKEVYVLADLSKFNRRAFASIMNFEDITGIVTEKGVSEEFRTILKQNNVQLFEVENDEC; from the coding sequence ATGAAAAAATCACCTGTACAACGTAGAGCTGAAATTCTTAGTCGTTTACGACAAGGCATTATATCTTCTCCGATACAACTTGCGGAGCTATTTGATGTTTCGGTTATGACGATTCACCGTGATCTTAAACAATTAGATGCTGATGGATATTTAAGTAAACAACATGGTGGTGCGATTGTTAACCAAAAATCTTTTCTTTCTACTAGTATAGAAAAACGCACGACGGTAAATGCACAAGCAAAAAAAAGAATCGGAGAATTTGCAGCAACACAACTTATTAATCCAGAAGTTGATTCTATTGTGATCGATTCTGGTTCAACAACTTTAGCATTAGTTAACGCATTGCCAGATACACCAATGACAGTAATGGTAAATGGAATTTCATCTTTAGCAATTTTGTCTCAGCATAAGCAGACTAATGTCTACTCCCTCGGCGGTAGATTAAATTCTAGCATTATGGCTTTTGAAGGAACTGTAGCTTGCGATATGCTAAATAAATGTCATTTTACAAAAGCTTTTATTGGCACCGATGGAATTGATTTAGAGGCAGGTTTCTCAACAACAGATACAGCTAATGCTCAATTAACGCGTTTAATGGCACAACAATCCAAAGAAGTGTATGTATTAGCGGATCTATCTAAATTTAATAGACGAGCTTTTGCATCTATTATGAATTTCGAAGATATTACTGGAATAGTAACAGAAAAAGGGGTCTCCGAAGAATTTCGTACTATTCTGAAACAAAATAATGTACAACTTTTTGAGGTAGAAAATGATGAATGTTAA
- the agaW gene encoding PTS N-acetylgalactosamine transporter subunit IIC, which translates to MEVVTDVSLMQALLIAIFAGIAGIDLFNVLTHIHRPIITGPIVGLILGKPEAGLVAGATFELMWMGLVPLAGAQPPNVVLGGIIGTAFALVTGQTAEQAILVAVPFAIFVQICITLLFTVYSPLMSVADRYAKNLNFAGIANLNYLGMTILFFFYSIIAFAVIYFGAEAAQGFVKLIPKWVTDGLGFAGGLMPAIGFGILLNIMLKKQYVAYFILGFLLSAYFKQPLLAIALIGLVFALIEFFIRGDAPAEGSHSTETEEEGI; encoded by the coding sequence ATGGAAGTTGTTACTGACGTCAGTTTGATGCAAGCTTTACTGATAGCGATTTTTGCAGGTATTGCGGGTATCGATTTATTTAACGTACTTACACATATCCACCGTCCAATTATTACAGGTCCAATTGTGGGTTTAATTCTAGGTAAACCAGAAGCAGGTTTAGTTGCTGGTGCAACCTTTGAATTAATGTGGATGGGACTTGTTCCTCTTGCAGGAGCTCAGCCACCTAACGTAGTACTTGGCGGTATTATCGGTACTGCATTTGCTCTTGTAACAGGGCAAACAGCAGAACAAGCAATTTTAGTTGCTGTACCATTTGCTATCTTTGTACAAATCTGTATCACTTTATTGTTTACCGTTTATTCACCGTTAATGAGTGTCGCGGATCGTTATGCAAAAAATCTTAACTTTGCGGGTATTGCAAACCTTAACTATTTAGGTATGACAATCCTATTCTTCTTCTACTCAATTATTGCGTTTGCAGTAATTTATTTTGGAGCAGAAGCAGCACAAGGTTTTGTTAAATTAATTCCTAAATGGGTAACTGATGGTTTAGGTTTTGCAGGTGGTTTAATGCCAGCTATCGGTTTTGGTATTTTATTGAATATTATGCTTAAAAAACAATATGTTGCTTATTTCATCTTAGGTTTCTTATTGTCAGCATACTTCAAACAGCCATTGCTTGCAATTGCACTAATTGGTTTAGTATTCGCGTTAATCGAATTCTTTATCCGTGGAGATGCACCAGCAGAAGGTAGTCATTCAACTGAAACTGAAGAAGAGGGAATTTAA
- the agaF gene encoding PTS galactosamine/N-acetylgalactosamine transporter subunit IIA, with translation MTIGIIVCGHGHFATGITSTLELVAGEQEDYKAVDFDGSCDFGVLLKQAVEELNCEKLIFFTDILGGTPFRQASMIAAQRKNCEVVTGTTAQMLIEACLERDDYDNLSDSINTLIDSARQGITSFALQMSNNQNNQTDDDGI, from the coding sequence ATGACAATCGGTATTATTGTTTGTGGACACGGGCATTTTGCAACAGGGATTACTTCAACATTAGAATTAGTTGCAGGTGAGCAAGAAGATTATAAAGCAGTAGATTTTGATGGAAGTTGTGATTTTGGTGTATTACTCAAGCAAGCCGTTGAAGAATTAAATTGTGAAAAATTAATTTTCTTCACAGATATTCTAGGGGGAACACCATTCAGACAAGCTTCAATGATTGCTGCTCAACGAAAAAATTGTGAAGTTGTGACTGGCACAACAGCACAAATGTTAATTGAAGCTTGCCTAGAAAGGGATGATTATGATAATTTAAGTGATAGTATCAACACGCTTATTGATAGTGCTCGCCAAGGAATAACAAGTTTTGCACTACAAATGAGCAACAATCAAAATAATCAAACTGATGATGACGGTATTTAA
- the ilvC gene encoding ketol-acid reductoisomerase, with translation MSNYFNTLNLRQQLDQLGHCRFMERDEFANGVNVLKGKKIVIIGCGAQGLNQGLNMRDSGLDISYALRQAAIDEKRLSFQRATEHKFQVGTYEQLIPTADLVINLTPDKQHSSVIADIMPLMKQGASLGYSHGMNIVEVGEKIRDDITVVMVAPKCPGTEVREEYKRGFGVPTLIAVHPENDPKEEGFEIAKAWAVATGGHKAGVLESSFVAEVKSDLMGEQTILCGMLQAGSIVCYNKLVAEGKNPAYAGKLIQYGWEVITEALKQGGITLMMDRLSNSAKLRAFTLSQHIKQHFAPLFEKHMDDIISGEFSAAMMQDWQNNDANLLKWREETGKTAFENAPDGSNIQITEQEYFDNGILMVAMIKAGVELAFDTMVATGIYEESAYYESLHELPLIANTVARKRLYEMNVVISDTAEYGNYLFANAAVPLFEQYIIPTLVKGDLGEATPEIEIDNITLNAVNDAIRQHPIEFIGKELRSYMTDMQRIASNN, from the coding sequence ATGAGTAACTATTTTAATACATTAAATTTACGTCAACAGTTAGATCAATTAGGTCACTGTCGTTTTATGGAGCGTGATGAGTTTGCAAATGGTGTAAATGTTTTAAAGGGTAAAAAAATTGTCATTATTGGCTGTGGAGCTCAAGGTTTAAACCAAGGGTTAAATATGCGTGATTCTGGTTTAGATATTAGTTATGCCTTACGCCAAGCCGCTATTGATGAAAAACGTTTATCTTTTCAACGAGCAACTGAACATAAATTTCAGGTTGGTACTTATGAGCAATTGATTCCTACAGCTGATTTAGTCATTAACTTAACACCTGATAAACAGCACTCCAGTGTAATTGCAGATATTATGCCACTAATGAAACAAGGTGCTTCTCTTGGTTATTCACACGGTATGAATATTGTAGAAGTGGGTGAAAAAATTCGTGATGATATTACTGTTGTGATGGTCGCACCAAAATGTCCAGGGACAGAAGTTCGTGAGGAATATAAAAGAGGTTTTGGTGTGCCGACATTAATTGCGGTTCATCCAGAAAATGACCCTAAAGAAGAAGGATTTGAAATTGCCAAAGCTTGGGCAGTAGCAACTGGTGGTCATAAGGCAGGCGTATTAGAATCTTCATTTGTAGCTGAAGTAAAATCAGACTTAATGGGTGAACAAACTATTCTTTGTGGAATGTTACAAGCAGGTTCTATTGTTTGTTATAACAAATTAGTTGCTGAAGGTAAAAATCCTGCCTATGCGGGTAAATTAATTCAATATGGTTGGGAAGTCATTACTGAAGCCTTAAAACAAGGCGGTATTACTTTAATGATGGATCGCCTTTCTAACTCAGCAAAATTACGTGCTTTCACCTTATCACAACATATTAAGCAACATTTTGCACCTCTGTTTGAAAAACATATGGATGATATTATTAGTGGTGAATTTTCAGCAGCAATGATGCAAGATTGGCAAAATAATGATGCTAATTTATTAAAGTGGCGTGAAGAAACAGGAAAAACAGCCTTTGAAAATGCACCTGATGGCAGTAACATTCAGATTACTGAACAAGAATACTTTGATAATGGCATTCTTATGGTAGCAATGATTAAAGCGGGTGTTGAATTAGCTTTTGATACTATGGTTGCAACAGGTATTTATGAAGAGTCTGCTTATTATGAATCGTTACACGAATTACCATTAATTGCGAATACGGTTGCTCGTAAACGTTTGTATGAGATGAATGTTGTTATTTCTGATACGGCTGAATATGGTAACTATTTATTTGCTAATGCTGCAGTTCCTCTATTTGAACAATATATTATACCAACTTTAGTAAAAGGTGACTTAGGTGAAGCTACACCAGAAATAGAAATTGATAATATAACATTGAATGCAGTAAATGATGCTATTCGCCAACATCCAATTGAATTTATTGGTAAAGAATTACGTAGTTATATGACTGATATGCAACGTATTGCATCCAATAACTAA
- the murI gene encoding glutamate racemase: MKPTILIYDSGMGGLTIYDEIQKKLPNAHYIYCFDNAYFPYSEKTEIELIQRAEKIVQKVIDKLPLDLIVVACNTASTVVLPILREKFDIDVVGTVPAIKPAAQISQTKVIGLLATKGTINRSYVQDLIDKYAKGCVIEKIGSTDLVELAEEKMKTNNVDINELQKIIMPWQGNLELDTVILGCTHFPVVKKELQQLLPNVKNFVDSGKAIANRVEFLLKSKKIENKKAFDNISYCTQVTKSKKNHEMIMIKKGFKRLDLL, encoded by the coding sequence ATGAAACCAACAATTTTAATTTATGATTCAGGAATGGGAGGATTGACCATTTATGATGAAATTCAAAAAAAACTACCGAATGCTCACTATATATATTGTTTTGATAATGCTTACTTTCCTTATTCTGAAAAAACAGAAATAGAATTAATACAAAGAGCAGAAAAAATAGTGCAAAAAGTGATAGATAAGTTACCGCTTGATTTGATAGTCGTGGCTTGTAATACAGCGAGTACAGTGGTGTTACCAATATTAAGAGAAAAATTTGATATAGATGTAGTAGGGACTGTACCAGCGATAAAACCAGCAGCACAGATTTCACAAACAAAAGTAATAGGCTTGCTTGCTACGAAGGGGACAATTAATCGATCTTATGTTCAAGATCTTATTGATAAGTATGCAAAAGGATGTGTGATAGAAAAAATTGGTTCAACAGATCTTGTAGAATTAGCTGAAGAAAAAATGAAAACAAATAATGTTGATATAAATGAATTACAAAAAATCATAATGCCTTGGCAGGGAAATTTAGAATTAGATACGGTTATATTGGGTTGTACGCATTTTCCTGTGGTAAAAAAAGAGTTGCAACAACTTCTTCCAAATGTAAAAAACTTTGTCGATTCAGGAAAAGCTATTGCAAACAGAGTAGAATTTTTATTAAAAAGTAAAAAAATAGAGAATAAAAAGGCTTTTGATAATATATCTTATTGTACTCAAGTCACAAAAAGTAAAAAAAATCACGAAATGATAATGATAAAAAAAGGATTTAAGCGGTTAGATCTTTTATAA
- the nagA gene encoding N-acetylglucosamine-6-phosphate deacetylase — protein sequence MIYYQNAAIFDGNNLLYGHSLAVEGDRTIAVIPNENVPQDAKIIQLKGGILTPGYVELQANGGGGVLFNDEPNIEGLKTIIAAHRKFGTVAILPTFITDTPEKLEQGLTAIQEGIKQNLHGLIGGHFEGPFISLEKKGTHQPAYIRKPTQEDYERYAKEGLGNSLVTVAPEQVPADFIKHLIDHGFKVNAGHTMAQKEDMLRAYSMGLSGVTHLYNAMPPLQGREPAVIGTACTLGLYCGVIVDGVHSDPFSLKTAYKLLGKDRLHLVTDSMHTIGVEGIESFDLMGQKVFVQGNKLVNENGSLAGAHVTMEENVKNALKFMQASVVDVLTMAITTPAKHIGREDLATIINREMRDILYLDDELSLQELSN from the coding sequence ATGATTTACTATCAAAATGCAGCCATATTTGATGGCAACAACTTATTATATGGGCATAGTTTGGCGGTGGAAGGTGATCGCACTATTGCTGTTATACCTAATGAAAACGTTCCTCAAGATGCTAAAATCATTCAACTAAAAGGTGGAATTCTTACACCTGGTTATGTTGAATTACAAGCAAATGGTGGCGGTGGCGTACTATTTAATGATGAGCCAAATATTGAAGGTTTAAAAACAATTATAGCAGCACACCGTAAATTTGGTACAGTGGCTATATTACCCACTTTTATCACAGACACCCCTGAAAAATTAGAGCAAGGTTTAACCGCTATTCAAGAAGGGATTAAACAAAATTTACACGGCTTAATCGGTGGACATTTTGAAGGTCCTTTTATCAGCTTAGAGAAAAAAGGGACGCACCAACCCGCTTATATCCGTAAACCAACTCAAGAAGATTACGAGCGTTATGCAAAAGAAGGGTTAGGAAACAGCTTGGTGACAGTGGCGCCAGAGCAAGTTCCTGCTGATTTCATCAAACACCTTATTGATCACGGTTTCAAAGTAAATGCAGGTCATACAATGGCACAAAAAGAAGATATGTTGCGAGCATATAGTATGGGTTTGAGTGGGGTAACCCATTTATATAATGCAATGCCACCACTTCAAGGCAGAGAGCCCGCCGTAATTGGTACAGCGTGCACATTAGGCTTATATTGTGGCGTGATCGTGGATGGTGTTCACAGTGATCCATTCTCATTAAAAACGGCTTATAAATTGCTTGGAAAAGATCGTTTACACCTTGTGACTGACAGTATGCACACGATCGGTGTAGAAGGCATTGAATCTTTTGATCTAATGGGACAAAAAGTGTTTGTACAAGGTAATAAATTAGTGAATGAAAATGGTTCACTCGCAGGTGCACACGTCACAATGGAAGAAAATGTGAAAAACGCACTAAAATTTATGCAAGCAAGTGTAGTTGATGTTTTAACAATGGCAATAACTACTCCAGCTAAACATATTGGTCGAGAAGATTTAGCCACTATTATTAATCGAGAAATGCGTGATATTTTGTACTTAGATGATGAATTAAGTTTACAAGAATTATCAAACTAA
- a CDS encoding PTS system mannose/fructose/sorbose family transporter subunit IID, producing the protein MTDMNKTVDPDVYEDQTKQKVITNKDISKMAWRSLFLQASFNYERMQANGWLYTILPSLRKIHKNEEDLKKSMGMHLEFFNTHPFLVTFISGLVLAMEESKERVSTIRAIKISTMGPGGGIGDAVFWLTLLSICGGVGASFSLNGSWLGPIFFLVAFNLVHFGLRFGLASYGYKMGVSAIANLKEQTKRLGHAASIVGLTVIGAMTASYVRLEAGLQMIRHVPGVEKPYIYTLQGDLIDPIMPKLLPLLWTLMILWRIKKGDSALRLVMFTVIFGLVCTLIPVLVKMMFGVDIIDPAVLATRMS; encoded by the coding sequence ATGACAGATATGAATAAAACTGTTGATCCAGATGTTTATGAAGATCAAACTAAACAAAAAGTCATTACTAATAAAGATATTTCTAAAATGGCTTGGCGTTCACTATTCTTACAAGCAAGTTTTAACTATGAGCGTATGCAAGCAAATGGTTGGTTATATACTATTTTACCAAGTTTACGCAAAATTCATAAAAATGAAGAAGACTTGAAAAAATCAATGGGAATGCACCTTGAGTTCTTTAATACTCACCCATTCTTAGTAACATTTATTTCTGGTCTTGTACTTGCAATGGAAGAATCAAAAGAACGTGTTTCAACGATTCGTGCAATTAAAATCTCAACAATGGGTCCAGGTGGTGGTATCGGTGATGCGGTATTCTGGCTAACCTTGCTTTCTATTTGTGGTGGTGTGGGTGCTTCTTTCTCACTTAACGGCTCTTGGTTAGGTCCTATTTTCTTCTTAGTTGCGTTTAACCTTGTACACTTCGGTTTACGTTTTGGTTTAGCGAGCTATGGTTATAAAATGGGGGTTTCAGCGATTGCTAACCTGAAAGAGCAAACCAAACGACTCGGTCACGCAGCGTCCATTGTGGGGTTAACTGTAATCGGTGCGATGACAGCAAGTTATGTTCGCTTAGAAGCTGGATTACAAATGATTCGCCATGTACCAGGGGTTGAAAAACCTTATATATATACTTTACAAGGTGACTTAATTGATCCAATTATGCCTAAATTATTACCATTATTATGGACACTAATGATTTTATGGCGTATTAAGAAAGGGGATAGTGCATTACGCTTAGTAATGTTTACTGTAATCTTTGGTCTAGTTTGTACCTTAATTCCAGTGTTAGTGAAAATGATGTTCGGTGTTGATATTATCGACCCAGCAGTGTTAGCAACACGTATGAGTTAA
- a CDS encoding class II D-tagatose-bisphosphate aldolase, non-catalytic subunit, producing MMNVNPIQQRINDHKATGKGGVVSVCSANPDVIIAAAKLAAQYDDLLLVESTSNQVDQFGGYTGMKPVEFVAYVKKLLIDNGLSADKLVLGGDHLGPNAWQDQDSVTAMNHSEELIRHYVSAGYQKIHLDCSMSCSDDPVPLTDEIVAERAARLCKIAEDTAKATNQPHDIVYIIGTEVPVPGGAQEDLDVVTPTTPEAARTTYQVHKAIFEKHGLGDVWSRIVGLVVQPGVEFDHHSVVDYTPEKADKLSALANEFPNATFEAHSTDYQKPLAFQHLVRDHFAILKVGPALTFALREAYFALDHIAQDMQLGVSSFKATLEEIMMEKPKYWKKYYLGNEQEQRIARAYSLSDRCRYYLPESKLQQVISEMKTAFAGKTIPLGLLKQYMPAEFDAVREGKIKGNFEDLVHFHIQLALLPYYEAAKI from the coding sequence ATGATGAATGTTAATCCAATTCAACAACGTATCAACGACCACAAAGCCACAGGTAAAGGTGGTGTGGTTTCAGTTTGTAGTGCAAATCCTGATGTGATTATTGCTGCTGCAAAACTAGCAGCACAATATGATGATTTATTGTTGGTGGAGTCCACATCAAACCAAGTTGATCAATTTGGTGGCTACACAGGAATGAAGCCTGTTGAATTTGTCGCTTATGTAAAAAAACTATTGATCGATAACGGTTTATCAGCGGACAAATTAGTGTTAGGTGGCGATCATTTAGGCCCTAATGCGTGGCAAGATCAAGATAGCGTAACAGCGATGAATCATTCAGAAGAATTGATTCGCCATTATGTGAGTGCGGGCTATCAAAAAATTCACTTAGATTGCAGTATGTCTTGTTCTGACGATCCTGTTCCTTTAACTGATGAAATTGTGGCAGAGCGTGCGGCTCGTTTATGCAAAATTGCAGAAGATACCGCAAAAGCCACCAATCAACCACACGATATTGTCTATATTATTGGTACTGAAGTGCCAGTTCCAGGTGGTGCTCAAGAAGATTTAGATGTGGTTACACCAACTACACCAGAAGCAGCTCGCACCACTTATCAAGTTCATAAAGCCATTTTTGAAAAACACGGTTTAGGCGATGTATGGTCAAGAATAGTTGGCTTAGTAGTGCAACCAGGGGTTGAATTTGATCATCATAGTGTAGTGGATTATACACCTGAAAAAGCGGACAAATTATCAGCTCTGGCAAATGAATTCCCTAATGCAACCTTTGAAGCCCACTCCACAGATTACCAAAAACCGCTTGCTTTCCAACATTTAGTGCGTGATCACTTTGCAATTTTAAAAGTAGGACCAGCGTTAACTTTTGCTCTACGTGAGGCTTATTTTGCTCTTGATCATATCGCACAAGATATGCAATTAGGGGTATCTTCATTTAAAGCAACCCTTGAAGAAATAATGATGGAAAAACCAAAATATTGGAAAAAATATTATTTAGGTAATGAACAAGAACAACGTATCGCTCGTGCATACAGCTTATCAGATCGTTGCCGTTACTACTTACCAGAATCAAAATTACAACAAGTTATCAGTGAAATGAAAACTGCCTTTGCGGGAAAAACCATTCCATTAGGTTTATTAAAACAATATATGCCTGCGGAATTTGATGCCGTACGTGAAGGTAAAATTAAAGGAAACTTTGAAGATTTAGTACATTTTCATATTCAGTTGGCACTCTTGCCATACTATGAAGCAGCTAAAATTTAA
- a CDS encoding SIS domain-containing protein: MDYKTLNSNLYELKLDGAQYTIDEVAQQPNCWRQIKDLLDQQDPALYQLIAKTLNNPTAYITFCGAGTSAYVGDVLADAIQQFAKARVRSVPTTDIVSRPNYYFDSESEGIVFAFGRSGNSAESVDTADKVSQLAPKVHQINVTCNPNGELAKRNDSHNHVCLMPPETHDKSFVMTSSFSTMLLFTFQLVNRAAGRPLADLNLVADCAEDWCKRLLSSDFLQKIPTSERLVYLGSNTLFGAAKESALKALEMTGGKVVTLSETSLGFRHGPKSIVDETTTACVFVSNNEYTSRFDRDIAIELLSDNKCKQVIVIATQRIADQLLQKFGHNSPLELIVLPDNLVDADDVLLAPLGVLVSQIIGLTLSVTFDISPDNPCPTGEVNRVVQGVTLYEFK; the protein is encoded by the coding sequence ATGGATTATAAAACATTAAATAGCAATTTATATGAATTAAAACTCGATGGTGCTCAATACACCATCGACGAGGTGGCTCAACAACCAAATTGTTGGCGACAAATCAAGGACTTATTAGATCAGCAAGATCCTGCGTTATATCAACTTATTGCAAAAACCTTAAACAATCCTACCGCTTACATAACATTCTGCGGTGCGGGAACGTCAGCTTATGTGGGTGATGTATTAGCAGATGCTATTCAGCAATTTGCCAAAGCACGAGTTCGCTCTGTACCTACTACGGATATTGTAAGTCGTCCTAACTATTATTTTGATTCAGAAAGTGAAGGGATTGTTTTTGCATTTGGTCGTTCAGGCAATAGTGCAGAAAGTGTAGATACCGCAGATAAAGTATCGCAACTTGCACCGAAAGTGCATCAAATAAACGTGACTTGTAACCCAAATGGTGAATTAGCAAAACGTAATGATAGCCACAACCACGTTTGTTTAATGCCACCAGAAACCCACGATAAAAGTTTTGTAATGACATCAAGTTTCTCAACAATGTTGTTATTTACATTCCAATTAGTCAACCGTGCTGCAGGTCGTCCGTTAGCTGATTTAAATTTGGTAGCAGATTGTGCAGAAGACTGGTGTAAGCGGTTACTTTCTTCAGACTTTTTGCAAAAAATTCCAACTTCAGAACGTTTAGTTTATTTAGGATCTAATACCTTATTTGGTGCAGCAAAAGAGTCTGCATTAAAAGCTTTAGAAATGACAGGTGGAAAAGTTGTCACCCTTTCTGAAACTTCTCTTGGCTTTAGACACGGTCCTAAATCTATTGTTGATGAAACCACTACAGCTTGTGTTTTTGTTAGTAATAATGAATACACCTCACGTTTTGACCGTGATATTGCAATTGAATTGCTTTCAGACAACAAATGTAAGCAAGTGATAGTAATTGCAACACAACGTATTGCAGATCAATTATTGCAAAAATTTGGTCACAACTCACCGCTTGAATTGATTGTTTTACCAGATAATTTGGTTGATGCTGATGATGTATTACTTGCACCACTTGGTGTATTAGTATCTCAAATTATCGGCTTAACATTAAGTGTTACCTTTGATATTTCACCAGATAATCCTTGCCCAACTGGAGAGGTAAATCGAGTGGTTCAAGGTGTTACATTGTACGAATTCAAATAA
- the agaV gene encoding PTS N-acetylgalactosamine transporter subunit IIB produces the protein MPNILATRIDNRLVHGQVGMTWTSWLGANLVLVADDILAEDKVQQNLMDMVLADGVQSRYFSVQKTIDVIHKASPKQKIFLVCRTPQTVLALVEGGVPITAVNVGNLHFAEGKKQIDKTISVTEDDIRCFKALVEKGIPCTIQGIPADAKKDILSLL, from the coding sequence ATGCCAAATATTTTAGCAACTCGAATTGATAACCGTCTTGTTCACGGACAAGTTGGAATGACTTGGACAAGCTGGTTAGGGGCTAATTTAGTACTTGTTGCAGATGATATTCTTGCAGAAGATAAAGTGCAACAAAATTTAATGGATATGGTGTTAGCTGATGGTGTGCAATCTCGTTACTTTAGTGTTCAAAAGACTATTGATGTGATTCATAAAGCATCACCAAAACAAAAAATATTTCTTGTTTGTCGTACACCACAAACAGTATTAGCCTTAGTAGAGGGAGGTGTTCCAATTACTGCAGTAAATGTGGGTAATCTTCACTTTGCTGAAGGCAAAAAACAAATCGATAAAACCATTAGTGTGACAGAAGACGATATTCGTTGCTTTAAGGCACTGGTGGAAAAGGGTATTCCTTGTACTATTCAAGGTATTCCTGCCGATGCTAAAAAAGACATTTTGTCATTACTTTAA
- a CDS encoding D-glycero-alpha-D-manno-heptose-1,7-bisphosphate 7-phosphatase, whose amino-acid sequence MKLIILDRDGVINKELKWVENPDEFEFIDGAIEAIANFKKAGYITAIATNQSHIDRGRFTVADLDAIHDKMLKELRANGGDIDKIVYCPSFDNNDPRRKPNPGMLLELLAHFNVEPNEAVFIGDYERDMQAGYDAGCRLILVENKHGEGEYHNMPDHLKEKTTFVKSLLEASEVIENWD is encoded by the coding sequence ATGAAATTAATTATTTTGGATCGTGATGGTGTTATTAATAAAGAGCTAAAATGGGTAGAAAATCCTGATGAATTTGAATTTATTGATGGAGCAATTGAAGCAATAGCAAACTTCAAAAAAGCAGGCTACATCACAGCGATTGCTACCAATCAATCACATATTGATCGTGGACGTTTTACTGTCGCTGATTTAGATGCCATTCACGATAAAATGCTGAAAGAATTACGTGCGAATGGGGGCGATATTGATAAAATCGTTTATTGTCCGAGTTTTGACAATAACGATCCTCGCCGTAAACCCAATCCGGGAATGCTATTAGAATTGTTAGCTCATTTTAATGTTGAGCCAAATGAAGCGGTGTTTATTGGCGATTATGAACGAGATATGCAAGCAGGTTATGATGCGGGTTGTCGTTTAATTTTAGTAGAAAATAAACACGGAGAAGGTGAATATCACAATATGCCCGATCATTTAAAAGAAAAAACGACTTTTGTTAAATCACTATTAGAAGCTAGTGAAGTAATTGAAAATTGGGATTAG